The following proteins are encoded in a genomic region of Arcobacter cloacae:
- a CDS encoding OmpA family protein — MKKVLLSTIACASLALAANSDYKYEITPLFGGVYTEGNLGLDRDYANAGLSLGFNQFDSFIDQVELGFLRSTEDVGYRGTNKDTGITRVFTNLIKEYPVGANTSLYTLVGAGVEIFDKEDGYNKDGLFGNYGVGVKYQLADQLALKFDVRHLIEIDHGDNNLLYTLGFAVPFGAVSKPAPVVETPAPVVETPAPVQAPKDSDGDGVIDELDQCPDTMKGAKVDSVGCMTLINLNINFDTDKSVIKDSYSSRIAEFAKVMKTNPKLKASIEAHTDSVGSDAYNQKLSERRAASTVKALTDLGVDSSRIKAVGFGETRPVASNETAEGRAENRRVEAVMVK; from the coding sequence ATGAAAAAGGTTTTATTATCTACAATTGCTTGTGCTTCTTTAGCATTAGCAGCAAATAGTGACTATAAATATGAGATTACTCCATTATTTGGTGGTGTTTACACTGAAGGTAACTTAGGATTAGATAGAGATTATGCAAATGCAGGTTTAAGCTTAGGTTTCAATCAATTTGATTCTTTTATTGACCAAGTTGAATTAGGATTTTTAAGATCAACTGAAGATGTAGGATATAGAGGGACAAATAAAGATACAGGTATTACAAGAGTATTTACTAACTTAATCAAAGAGTATCCAGTAGGAGCTAACACTTCACTATATACATTAGTAGGAGCTGGTGTTGAAATCTTTGATAAAGAAGATGGATACAATAAAGATGGTTTATTTGGAAACTATGGTGTTGGAGTTAAATATCAATTAGCAGACCAATTAGCTTTAAAATTTGACGTTAGACACTTAATTGAAATTGACCATGGTGATAACAACTTATTATATACTTTAGGATTTGCTGTTCCATTTGGTGCTGTTTCAAAACCAGCTCCAGTTGTTGAAACTCCAGCTCCAGTTGTTGAAACTCCAGCTCCAGTTCAAGCTCCAAAAGATTCAGATGGTGATGGTGTAATTGATGAATTAGACCAATGTCCAGATACAATGAAAGGTGCTAAAGTTGACTCTGTTGGATGTATGACATTAATAAACTTAAATATTAATTTTGATACTGATAAATCAGTAATTAAAGATTCTTATAGTTCAAGAATTGCTGAGTTTGCAAAAGTTATGAAAACTAATCCTAAATTAAAAGCATCTATTGAAGCTCATACAGATTCTGTAGGAAGTGATGCTTATAATCAAAAATTATCTGAAAGAAGAGCTGCTTCAACTGTTAAAGCATTAACAGATTTAGGTGTTGATTCTTCAAGAATTAAAGCTGTTGGATTTGGTGAAACAAGACCAGTTGCTTCTAATGAAACTGCTGAAGGAAGAGCTGAAAACAGAAGAGTTGAAGCTGTAATGGTTAAATAA
- a CDS encoding ribose-phosphate pyrophosphokinase: protein MSTFKLFSGSANPEFARKVGEYLSMPVSDATLNKFSDGEISVQITESVRGQDVFIIQPTCAPTNDNLMELLIMVDALKRSSAKSISAVIPYYGYARQDRKAAPRVPITAKLVADLLEAAGITRFVTIDLHAAQIQGFFNIPADNLFGSILFVNYIRSKNLTNPIIASPDIGGVARARSYADKLGYDLVIVDKKREKANVAEVMNIIGDVQGKDVILVDDMVDTAGTLVKAAEVLKKKGATSVMACCTHGVLSGPAYERIEKGELDELVISDTIPTQKNAKKITVLTASTIIGEAIRRIHNNESVNSIFNA, encoded by the coding sequence ATGTCAACATTTAAACTTTTTAGTGGTTCAGCTAATCCTGAATTTGCAAGAAAAGTGGGTGAATACCTAAGTATGCCAGTATCAGATGCTACACTAAATAAATTTAGTGATGGTGAGATATCTGTTCAAATAACAGAAAGTGTAAGAGGACAAGATGTCTTTATAATTCAACCAACATGTGCTCCTACAAACGATAATTTAATGGAATTATTAATAATGGTAGATGCACTTAAGCGTTCAAGTGCAAAATCAATCTCAGCAGTTATTCCATATTATGGTTATGCAAGACAAGATAGAAAAGCAGCGCCTAGAGTTCCAATTACAGCTAAATTAGTTGCTGATTTATTAGAAGCTGCTGGAATTACAAGATTTGTAACTATTGATTTACATGCTGCACAAATTCAAGGATTTTTCAATATTCCTGCAGATAACTTATTTGGCTCTATTTTATTTGTTAATTATATTAGAAGTAAAAATTTAACAAATCCAATTATTGCAAGCCCTGATATTGGAGGAGTTGCACGAGCTAGAAGTTATGCTGATAAACTAGGTTATGATTTAGTAATTGTTGATAAAAAAAGAGAAAAAGCAAATGTTGCAGAAGTTATGAATATCATCGGTGATGTTCAAGGGAAAGATGTTATTTTAGTAGATGATATGGTTGATACTGCTGGAACTTTAGTAAAAGCTGCAGAAGTTTTAAAGAAAAAAGGTGCAACTTCTGTTATGGCATGTTGTACTCATGGAGTATTAAGTGGACCTGCTTATGAGAGAATTGAAAAGGGAGAACTAGATGAATTAGTTATTTCAGACACAATTCCTACACAAAAAAATGCTAAAAAGATAACGGTGTTGACTGCATCTACAATCATCGGTGAAGCTATAAGAAGAATTCATAATAATGAATCTGTTAATTCAATTTTTAATGCTTAA
- a CDS encoding Opr family porin, giving the protein MKNLLRGQTISLVACGLILTSTMSLGAETIDSAFKEGKVSGSLALYGEKHDKTAGNLDSGFGNGNATIGYETGSFYGFTAKAEFKGNLGLGEIEKNDRDGNSDSAFANNALMTEAYIKYTTEGFAISAGRQAIDLEWLGDYNESVVAAITAIPDTTIVLGFANRQAESGIDLSEDFTDINGSKGVYVVDAKYAGLKDVELNPYYYSAPNLADWYGLKTIFTTEYFGAIAHYAASNEETQKDGSIGHIELNTTLEGVSAAVGYIKAGKDVGAGSMSKGGDNISPFDTGNNTYSADAKTIYGSLGYTIVGIELCALYGETKYGTNDYKETELNLTAGYSITESIKTSILYGVVNEDSRETSFSDDKYVLASVEYTF; this is encoded by the coding sequence ATGAAAAACCTTTTAAGAGGTCAAACAATAAGTTTAGTAGCTTGTGGATTAATTTTAACTTCAACTATGTCTTTGGGGGCTGAGACAATAGATAGTGCATTTAAAGAAGGTAAAGTTTCAGGAAGCTTAGCTTTATATGGTGAAAAACATGATAAAACAGCTGGAAATTTAGATTCTGGATTTGGTAATGGAAATGCAACAATTGGGTATGAAACAGGTTCATTTTATGGTTTCACAGCTAAAGCTGAATTTAAAGGAAATCTAGGTCTTGGTGAAATAGAAAAAAATGATAGAGATGGAAATTCAGATTCTGCATTTGCAAATAACGCATTAATGACTGAAGCATATATAAAATATACAACAGAAGGTTTTGCTATAAGTGCCGGTAGACAAGCTATTGATTTAGAATGGTTGGGTGATTATAATGAATCAGTAGTTGCAGCAATTACAGCTATTCCAGATACTACAATTGTATTAGGATTTGCAAATAGACAAGCTGAATCTGGAATTGATTTAAGTGAAGATTTTACTGATATCAATGGAAGTAAAGGTGTTTATGTAGTTGATGCTAAATATGCTGGTTTAAAAGATGTTGAATTAAATCCATATTATTACTCAGCTCCTAATCTTGCTGATTGGTATGGTTTAAAAACAATATTTACAACTGAATATTTTGGTGCTATTGCACACTATGCTGCTTCAAATGAAGAAACACAAAAAGATGGTTCAATTGGTCATATAGAATTAAATACAACTTTAGAAGGAGTTTCTGCAGCAGTTGGTTATATTAAAGCTGGTAAAGATGTTGGAGCAGGAAGTATGAGTAAAGGAGGAGACAACATTTCTCCATTTGATACAGGTAATAATACTTATTCAGCAGATGCAAAAACTATATATGGTTCATTAGGATATACAATTGTTGGAATTGAATTATGTGCTTTATATGGTGAAACAAAATATGGTACAAATGATTATAAAGAAACAGAATTAAATTTAACAGCAGGTTATTCTATAACTGAGTCAATTAAAACATCGATTTTATATGGTGTTGTTAATGAAGATTCAAGAGAAACATCTTTTTCAGATGATAAATATGTACTAGCAAGTGTAGAATATACTTTCTAA
- a CDS encoding TorF family putative porin: MKKLSLAALLALGTLGSVSTIQANDLEVSGNVGAASNYIWRGMTQTKDKSAVNGGVDLKYNGFYLGTWASNVDFGTQANYELDGYVGYSNTINDFSYDLSYIKYMYPDSKDQSDFDEAKLALGYTLGDLSLGASYSKAMYQEWGGHKPYYVEGTVSYDFKILSVDASYGDYQDYGRNYTAGISKTVEIEGQSIDLALIYANYNPDDTTKGDQKNLFVTAKYSF, encoded by the coding sequence ATGAAAAAATTAAGTTTAGCAGCTTTGTTAGCGTTAGGTACACTGGGGTCAGTATCAACAATTCAAGCAAATGATTTAGAGGTTAGTGGTAATGTAGGAGCAGCTTCAAATTATATTTGGAGAGGTATGACTCAAACTAAAGATAAATCTGCTGTTAATGGTGGTGTTGATTTAAAATATAATGGTTTTTATTTAGGTACTTGGGCTTCAAATGTTGATTTTGGTACACAAGCAAATTATGAATTAGATGGATATGTTGGTTATAGTAATACAATTAATGATTTTTCATATGATTTATCTTATATTAAATATATGTATCCTGATTCAAAAGATCAATCTGATTTTGATGAAGCAAAACTTGCATTAGGTTATACTTTAGGAGATTTATCATTAGGTGCATCTTACTCTAAAGCAATGTATCAAGAATGGGGTGGACACAAACCATATTATGTTGAAGGAACAGTATCATATGACTTTAAAATCTTAAGTGTAGATGCAAGTTATGGAGATTATCAAGATTATGGTAGAAATTATACAGCTGGAATTAGTAAAACTGTTGAAATTGAAGGTCAATCAATTGATTTAGCACTTATTTATGCAAATTATAATCCAGATGATACAACTAAAGGTGATCAAAAAAATTTATTTGTAACAGCAAAATATTCATTTTAA
- the mnmA gene encoding tRNA 2-thiouridine(34) synthase MnmA, whose amino-acid sequence MNKQKVMVGMSGGIDSSVTAYMLQNDGYEVEGVYLKLHNRTDGYHEKNLSYIKDVAKFLNIKYHILDLTDKFSKEVYDYFVDSYLQGTTPNPCVKCNRQIKFGAMLDFAKSQGASFLATGHYAKTDGKFFYEADDKTKDQSYFLSQVSPDALPFMMFPLSTYKKEDIVKFGAKLDVAYKKITEKSESQEICFVETVYTDVIKRHVNIDQEGDVLDEKGNVVGIHKGFAHYTIGKRRGFTVHGAHDPHFVTKLNPKDNTIVVGKKESLEVNEVVGNNLNMFIDDTKFSCSVKLRYRSTSTPCEVEIKDEKVYITLKEPVYGVATGQLAVFYDRQKVIGSAWIEGTK is encoded by the coding sequence ATGAATAAACAAAAAGTAATGGTTGGAATGAGTGGAGGAATCGACTCATCTGTTACAGCTTATATGCTACAAAATGATGGTTATGAAGTTGAAGGTGTTTATCTAAAACTTCATAATCGAACTGACGGTTATCATGAAAAAAATTTAAGTTATATTAAAGATGTAGCTAAATTTTTAAATATTAAATACCATATATTAGACTTAACTGATAAGTTTTCAAAAGAAGTTTATGACTATTTTGTTGATTCTTATTTGCAAGGTACGACTCCAAATCCATGTGTAAAATGTAATAGACAAATTAAATTTGGTGCTATGCTTGATTTTGCAAAAAGTCAAGGTGCAAGTTTTTTAGCAACTGGACATTATGCAAAAACTGATGGCAAGTTTTTTTATGAAGCTGATGATAAAACAAAAGATCAAAGTTATTTTTTATCTCAAGTAAGTCCAGATGCCCTTCCCTTTATGATGTTTCCTTTAAGTACTTATAAAAAAGAAGATATTGTAAAATTTGGTGCAAAACTTGATGTAGCCTATAAAAAAATTACTGAAAAAAGTGAATCTCAAGAAATTTGTTTTGTTGAAACTGTTTATACTGATGTTATCAAAAGACACGTAAATATTGACCAAGAAGGTGATGTTTTAGATGAAAAGGGTAATGTTGTCGGAATTCATAAAGGTTTTGCGCATTATACAATTGGAAAAAGAAGAGGATTCACTGTTCATGGTGCACATGATCCACATTTTGTTACAAAATTAAATCCGAAAGACAATACTATTGTTGTAGGTAAAAAAGAGTCTTTAGAAGTAAATGAAGTTGTTGGAAATAATTTAAATATGTTTATCGATGATACTAAATTTTCATGTAGTGTAAAACTAAGATATAGATCAACTTCGACACCTTGTGAAGTAGAAATAAAAGATGAAAAAGTTTATATTACTTTAAAAGAACCAGTTTATGGTGTTGCAACTGGACAACTTGCAGTTTTTTATGATAGACAAAAAGTAATTGGAAGTGCTTGGATAGAAGGAACTAAATAA
- the mnmA gene encoding tRNA 2-thiouridine(34) synthase MnmA encodes MNKNKKVVVGMSGGVDSSVTALLLKQQGYDVIGLFMRNWEYGIKGSQCPNRIEFEDAKKVGALIGIEVRGKDFVKEYRDRVFDVFLEGLKQGLTPNPDILCNKEIKFNVFLNEAKSMGADMIATGHYAKIAKYKDHYVLDTPKDSSKDQSYFLHALSSEQLSHAMFPLGDLTKKEVREIARVHNLPVSDKKDSTGICFIGNQKFDEFITQHLKAIPGDILDENGKVIGIHKGLVCYTLGQRKGIGLGGIKGNENKNNTHKPWFVASKDVVNNTLTIVQDTNHPLLMSKTVEASHMHWVLEEAPKVGDKLMAQVRYRQQKQACTVVETSDEKVVVEFDNPQRAVTLGQSLVLYSGDYCLGGGFISFYK; translated from the coding sequence ATGAACAAAAATAAAAAAGTAGTTGTAGGAATGTCAGGTGGAGTTGATTCATCTGTTACAGCGTTATTATTAAAACAACAAGGTTATGATGTTATTGGATTATTCATGCGTAACTGGGAATATGGAATCAAAGGAAGTCAATGTCCTAATCGTATAGAGTTTGAAGATGCAAAAAAAGTTGGTGCATTAATTGGAATTGAAGTAAGAGGAAAAGACTTCGTTAAAGAGTATAGAGATAGAGTTTTTGATGTATTTTTAGAAGGTTTAAAACAAGGTCTTACACCAAATCCTGATATTTTATGTAACAAAGAGATAAAATTCAACGTATTTTTAAATGAAGCAAAAAGTATGGGTGCTGATATGATAGCAACTGGACATTATGCAAAAATTGCAAAATACAAAGATCATTATGTATTAGATACACCAAAAGATAGTTCAAAAGACCAAAGTTATTTCTTACATGCATTATCAAGTGAACAATTAAGTCATGCAATGTTTCCACTTGGAGATTTAACAAAAAAAGAAGTTAGAGAAATAGCAAGAGTACATAATCTTCCTGTTAGTGATAAAAAAGATAGTACTGGAATTTGTTTTATTGGTAATCAAAAATTTGATGAATTTATTACACAACATCTAAAAGCAATTCCTGGAGATATTCTTGATGAAAATGGAAAAGTTATCGGAATTCATAAAGGTCTTGTTTGTTATACATTGGGACAAAGAAAAGGTATTGGTCTTGGTGGTATTAAAGGTAATGAAAATAAAAACAATACACACAAACCTTGGTTTGTAGCTTCTAAAGATGTAGTAAATAATACTTTAACAATTGTTCAAGATACAAATCATCCACTACTAATGAGTAAAACAGTTGAAGCAAGCCATATGCATTGGGTGCTTGAAGAGGCACCTAAAGTTGGAGATAAACTAATGGCACAAGTTAGATATAGACAACAAAAACAAGCTTGTACAGTTGTTGAGACAAGTGATGAAAAAGTAGTAGTTGAATTTGATAATCCTCAAAGAGCAGTAACTCTAGGACAAAGCCTTGTTTTATATTCTGGTGATTATTGTCTTGGTGGTGGGTTTATTAGTTTCTATAAATAA
- the folK gene encoding 2-amino-4-hydroxy-6-hydroxymethyldihydropteridine diphosphokinase produces MKKKLSQNLTLFFSSNFPKKFNNISSKKYNVTIGIGGNIGDTKKIFDKLILCLKKDARFTLLMTSALLKNPPFGFTQQSDFLNGIILLKTNLCPNAFLKAMQRYENKFGRKRSFQDAPRTLDIDIIFFDNKKINTKNLIIPHKNWANRESVIIPLKYIKNNFLKAKNEQK; encoded by the coding sequence TTGAAAAAAAAATTATCACAAAATTTAACATTATTTTTTAGTAGCAATTTTCCTAAGAAATTTAATAATATCTCATCGAAGAAATATAATGTAACCATTGGAATTGGGGGAAATATTGGAGATACAAAAAAAATATTTGATAAATTAATTTTATGTTTAAAAAAAGATGCAAGATTTACTTTACTTATGACTTCAGCTCTTTTAAAAAATCCTCCCTTTGGATTTACGCAACAAAGTGATTTTTTAAATGGTATAATTTTGCTTAAAACAAATCTTTGTCCTAATGCTTTTTTAAAAGCAATGCAAAGATATGAAAATAAATTTGGAAGAAAGCGATCCTTTCAAGATGCGCCTAGAACCTTGGATATAGATATTATATTTTTTGATAATAAGAAAATAAATACAAAAAATCTTATTATCCCTCACAAAAATTGGGCAAATAGAGAGTCAGTGATTATTCCTTTAAAATATATAAAAAATAATTTTTTAAAGGCAAAAAATGAACAAAAATAA
- a CDS encoding M24 family metallopeptidase, producing the protein MKNFILQNENAIYFECKFSCDNVIFLNLEKERFFITDARYTIEAKEYAKNCEVIESSNLIETTKEILKKNKIKKLVFDPNDFSFATYSKLCENLKVEFIQKPNFSKEKRLIKSEKEINLLKKAADAGRVGFNELAKYIRKNGFDKTEQFLYFKAFEKMSQSGKLDISFEPIVAINENAAKPHALPTSKKLKLNDLLLVDAGIKYKRYCSDRTCTSVVNFEKFSFKREQKFKNNKHQKVYDIVLKAQLNAIEKARSGMKASEIDKLARDIIEKAGFGKYFVHSTGHGVGLDIHEYPNINSKSDLIIEDNMVFTIEPGIYLPNEFGVRIEDTVVMKNGKAIIL; encoded by the coding sequence ATGAAAAACTTCATTCTTCAAAATGAGAATGCGATATATTTTGAATGTAAATTTTCTTGTGATAATGTAATTTTTTTAAATTTAGAAAAAGAGAGATTTTTCATAACTGATGCAAGATACACTATAGAAGCTAAAGAGTATGCAAAGAATTGTGAAGTAATAGAATCATCAAATTTAATAGAAACAACAAAAGAGATTTTAAAGAAAAATAAGATTAAAAAATTAGTATTTGACCCAAATGATTTTAGTTTTGCCACTTATTCAAAATTATGTGAAAATTTAAAAGTTGAATTTATTCAAAAACCTAATTTTTCAAAAGAAAAAAGGTTAATCAAAAGTGAAAAAGAGATTAATTTACTTAAAAAAGCAGCAGATGCTGGAAGAGTTGGATTTAATGAACTTGCAAAATATATAAGAAAAAATGGTTTTGATAAAACCGAACAGTTTTTATACTTTAAAGCTTTTGAAAAAATGAGCCAAAGTGGAAAACTTGATATTAGTTTTGAACCAATCGTTGCAATAAATGAAAATGCAGCAAAACCTCATGCTCTTCCTACTTCAAAAAAGTTAAAACTAAATGATTTATTATTAGTTGATGCTGGAATTAAATATAAAAGATATTGTTCTGATAGAACATGTACAAGTGTTGTGAATTTTGAAAAATTTTCATTTAAAAGAGAGCAAAAATTCAAAAACAATAAACATCAAAAAGTTTATGATATTGTTTTAAAAGCTCAATTAAACGCTATAGAAAAAGCAAGAAGTGGAATGAAAGCTTCTGAAATTGACAAATTAGCTAGAGATATTATAGAAAAAGCTGGTTTTGGAAAATATTTTGTTCACAGCACTGGTCATGGAGTTGGGCTTGATATTCACGAATACCCAAATATAAATTCAAAATCTGATTTAATTATTGAAGATAATATGGTATTTACTATAGAGCCAGGTATTTATCTTCCAAATGAATTTGGTGTTAGAATTGAAGATACTGTTGTAATGAAAAATGGAAAAGCAATAATACTTTAA
- the aroQ gene encoding type II 3-dehydroquinate dehydratase — protein sequence MKIAVIQGPNLNMLGIREQHIYGSMSLEQIHEQLKAAASQNGVEVEFFQSNFEGEIVDRIQECLGTVDGIMINPAAYSHTSIAIKDALSAVNMPVVEVHISNIYKREEFRQKSITAGASTGVISGFGPFGYHMGLIALMQIIAELKAVTQAQQANA from the coding sequence ATGAAAATTGCCGTAATTCAAGGACCAAACTTAAATATGTTAGGAATTAGAGAACAACACATTTATGGTTCTATGAGTCTTGAACAAATTCATGAACAATTAAAAGCAGCTGCTTCTCAAAATGGAGTTGAAGTTGAATTTTTTCAATCAAATTTTGAGGGTGAAATAGTAGATAGAATTCAAGAGTGTTTAGGAACAGTTGATGGAATTATGATTAATCCAGCTGCATATTCTCACACATCAATTGCTATAAAAGATGCTTTAAGTGCTGTAAATATGCCAGTTGTTGAAGTTCATATTTCAAATATTTATAAAAGAGAAGAGTTTAGACAAAAGTCAATCACAGCAGGTGCCTCAACAGGAGTAATTTCAGGATTTGGACCATTTGGTTATCATATGGGTTTAATAGCTTTAATGCAAATTATTGCAGAATTAAAAGCTGTAACACAAGCTCAACAAGCAAACGCATAA
- the mqnF gene encoding aminofutalosine deaminase family hydrolase — protein MKIISANWLVTCDENSRIIKNGAVVFDDKIIEVDSLLEIEKKYPNIEINKLDKNSVLMPGLINSHVHLEFSSNTTTLKYGNFYSWLNSVIKHREELITKATKELISTKLSRMKKTGTTTIGAISSYSFDIEPCIKSPINTVFFCEVIGSKADMIDTLFADFKSRLNNAKKYASKSFIPAVAIHSPYSVHPFLLRESLNLARNENLAVSAHFLESREEFDWLHKDEGSFLEFFKNFLNQEKAVSKPMEFLNHFTNIKNLSFTHCVEASERDLEKIKSLGANINHCVTSNRLLNNSKLDLLRLEDIPFTIGTDGLSSNNSLSMFDELRNALMAHYDKNINDFSKILLKAATVNGSRALGLNKGVIEKDFDADMISFSLPDEVEDIEDLPMYIILHTKFVDNTIIGGEYV, from the coding sequence ATGAAAATTATAAGTGCTAATTGGCTTGTAACTTGTGATGAAAACAGCAGAATCATAAAAAATGGTGCTGTTGTTTTTGATGATAAGATTATAGAAGTAGATTCTCTTTTAGAAATAGAAAAAAAATATCCTAATATTGAAATAAACAAATTAGATAAAAACTCTGTGTTAATGCCAGGACTTATAAATTCTCATGTTCATTTAGAGTTTAGTTCAAACACAACTACCTTAAAATATGGAAATTTTTACTCTTGGCTAAATTCAGTTATAAAACATAGAGAAGAGTTAATTACTAAAGCTACAAAAGAGTTGATTTCTACAAAATTAAGCCGAATGAAAAAAACTGGAACTACAACAATAGGTGCTATTTCTTCTTACTCTTTTGATATTGAGCCATGTATTAAATCCCCTATAAATACAGTTTTCTTTTGTGAAGTTATTGGTTCAAAAGCAGATATGATAGATACTTTATTTGCAGATTTTAAAAGTAGATTGAATAACGCAAAAAAGTATGCTTCAAAAAGTTTTATTCCTGCTGTTGCTATTCATTCACCATATTCTGTACATCCTTTTTTATTAAGGGAGAGTTTAAATTTAGCGAGAAATGAAAATTTAGCAGTTAGTGCGCATTTTTTAGAATCACGTGAAGAGTTTGATTGGTTACATAAGGATGAAGGCTCTTTTTTAGAGTTTTTCAAAAATTTTTTAAATCAAGAAAAAGCTGTTTCAAAACCTATGGAGTTTTTAAATCACTTTACTAATATAAAAAATCTATCTTTTACACATTGTGTTGAAGCAAGTGAAAGAGATTTAGAAAAAATCAAAAGTTTAGGTGCAAATATTAATCATTGTGTTACTTCAAATAGACTTTTGAATAATAGTAAATTAGACTTATTGAGATTAGAAGATATTCCTTTTACTATAGGAACAGATGGGCTTAGTTCAAACAACTCTTTATCAATGTTTGACGAATTAAGAAATGCTTTGATGGCTCATTATGATAAAAATATTAATGATTTTTCAAAAATACTTCTAAAAGCAGCAACTGTAAATGGAAGTAGGGCATTAGGATTAAATAAAGGTGTTATAGAAAAAGATTTTGATGCAGATATGATCTCTTTTTCTTTACCTGATGAAGTAGAAGATATTGAAGATTTACCAATGTATATTATTTTACACACAAAATTTGTGGATAACACAATTATAGGAGGAGAGTATGTTTAA
- the sppA gene encoding signal peptide peptidase SppA: MFNFFRFLFSPIIAILDFITKYFKTIVFLTIMYFFVFSSNDEISSSKNLANLQKIDLSGPIMDVNKVLENIDKAKKDTNIKGVMLVVDSPGGAVAPSIEVAYAIKELKQIKPVVVYASGVIASGSYYASIWADKIIANPGSIVGSIGVIMQGINAEELMEKIGISTQTVKAGKFKESGTPSRKWTDFEEKQLQTVIDDTYNMFITDVANARNLDVKNHTLFADAKIFTSKQAKEVGLVDEVATISYAQDELAKLSNVQNPVWKKEDKFEKFMDRLVSEAVSKISMNLIGGLKAY, from the coding sequence ATGTTTAATTTTTTTAGATTTTTGTTTTCTCCAATTATTGCTATATTAGATTTTATAACTAAATATTTTAAAACGATTGTTTTTTTGACTATTATGTATTTTTTTGTATTTAGTTCAAATGATGAAATAAGTAGTTCTAAAAATTTGGCTAATTTGCAAAAAATAGACTTAAGTGGTCCAATAATGGATGTAAATAAAGTTTTAGAAAATATTGATAAAGCAAAAAAAGATACTAATATAAAAGGGGTAATGCTTGTAGTTGATTCTCCAGGTGGTGCTGTTGCTCCTTCTATTGAAGTTGCTTATGCTATTAAAGAACTAAAGCAAATTAAACCAGTTGTTGTTTATGCAAGTGGAGTAATAGCAAGTGGAAGTTATTATGCTTCAATTTGGGCAGATAAAATTATTGCAAATCCTGGAAGTATAGTTGGTTCTATTGGAGTTATAATGCAAGGTATTAATGCAGAAGAATTGATGGAAAAAATAGGAATTTCAACTCAAACTGTAAAAGCAGGAAAGTTTAAAGAATCAGGAACTCCAAGTAGAAAATGGACTGATTTTGAAGAAAAACAACTTCAAACTGTAATAGATGATACTTACAATATGTTTATAACAGATGTTGCAAATGCTAGAAATCTTGATGTTAAAAATCATACATTATTTGCAGATGCAAAAATTTTTACTTCAAAACAAGCAAAAGAGGTTGGTTTAGTTGATGAGGTTGCTACAATTTCATATGCACAAGATGAACTTGCTAAATTATCAAATGTTCAAAATCCAGTTTGGAAAAAAGAGGATAAATTTGAGAAATTTATGGATAGATTAGTTTCTGAGGCAGTGTCTAAGATAAGTATGAATTTAATTGGTGGTTTAAAAGCTTATTAA